A window from Pseudomonas moraviensis encodes these proteins:
- a CDS encoding non-ribosomal peptide synthetase — protein sequence MNLNPLLATLKARDIQLTVTDDQLRVNGNKQALGDPALLASLREHKAALIELIKAGEYSAARVGQVEVPANGIAAGCTHITPAMLTLAQLSQESLDQLLQGIPGGAANVQDIYPLTPLQEGILYHHVSAQHGDPYVMQAHFAFSGAQRLQAFVDALQTVIDRHDILRTAVFWEGLDTPLQVVMREARLPLEEVRLEADGGDALAQLHARFDAREFRLDVTRAPLLRLAHAWDEREQRIVAMLLFHHMAMDHSALAVVSEELQACLSGHAARLGAPVPFRNYVAQARLGISEAQHEAFFRDMLADIDQPTLPYGLQSVHGDGSDIVEFSQALEPPLERRLRAQARRQGVSVASLFHLGWGQVLSALTGQASVVFGTVLMGRMHNAEGTERALGIFINTLPLRVDITALAVSEAIKATHARLTTLMRHEHAPLALAQRCSGVVASSPLFSTLLNYRHSASSANASAEALAAWEGISVLRSEERTNYPLTLSIDDFGDRFSLTLLATRAVEGERLCAYLLHAVEQVLSALEHAPETPLNRLSVLPAAEREQLLHGFNASQVDYPAALPIQQRFEAQVLARPDALAAVHLGESLTFAELNHRANALAHQLIDLGVQPDDRVAIVARRGLHALVGLLAILKAGAGYVPVDPAHPAERLLHLLRDSAPVAVLTSADLRDRLPLLAVPVLNLDPRTWPLGITRNPQLPNLQASYLAYVIYTSGSTGLPKGVMVEHHTLSNLVDWHCAAFDLCAGRHTSSLAGFGFDAMAWEVWPALCAGATLHIAPAHDGSEDIDALLDWWRAQPLDVSFLPTPVAEYAFSQHLEHPTLRTLLIGGDRLRQFSRNQRFDVINNYGPTETTVVATSGRIDSADALHIGKPVSNATVYLLDEQQRPVPIGAVGELYIGGSGVARGYLNQPQLTAERFLRDPFSSAPQARMYRSGDLARWRCDGTLEYLGRNDDQVKIRGVRIEPGEIENRLNQLPGIQQAVVVAREDQPGQPRLVAYFTEQAQVQALAVAELRALLLSQLPEYMVPSALVKLDELPLTANGKLDRRALPKPERSALFAREYAAPQGEVETALADIWAEVLQVERVGREDHFFELGGHSLLAMRMVAQVRQRLGVELVLSDLFANAELAAVAQVLTEAGRCTQPPILPVPRETALPLSFSQQRFWFLTQMEGANTAYNIPIALRLRGALDAAALQRALARIVARHETLRSRFAPLDGDAQVLIAPVDSGLLLRVEDLRQHSQADEALQALIQGEASGPFDLLDDPLIRGRLVRLADDHHVLLLTLHHIISDGWSMGVLTRELMALYQAFSQGEDDTLPALTLQYSDYAVWQRRWLSGEVLQRQSEYWQRTLREVPALLTLPTDRPRPAQQDYAGSSIDLQLDERLSAGLKALSQRHGVTLYMTLLSAWAVLLGRLAGQTDVVVGSPVANRNRVEVEGMIGLFVNTLALRIDTSGELTGAALLARVKALTLQAQAHQDLPFEQVVEITRPVRSLAHSPLFQTMFNWRNSDGPALALGDLTLEAVAEPSHFAKFDLTLTLGDTPEGIGGWLEYATALFDETTVQRFVGYLRQLLQAMVANDQALLDEVPLVQDEERQRLLVDFNDTEREYPQNDTVQRLFEALALQQPDAVAALHGEQTLSYAELNRRANRLAHHLLGEGVKPGDAVAILLPRSLDLLIAQLAIGKCAAAWVPLDIHAPSERLAFMVEDCQAAALLSHSTTTLTFAARRIDLDRLALGAQPSHNPDLPQSAESLAYIMYTSGSTGMPKGVMVPHRAITRLVINNGYADFNRQDCVAFASNPAFDASTMDVWGALLNGARVAIIEHATLLDPQAFGAELKRSGASILFVTTALFNQYVQLIPDALKSLRILLCGGERGDPAAFRKLRAEAPQLRLVHCYGPTETTTYATTFAVQSVAEDADSVSIGGPISNTQVYVLDGCQQPVPFGVTGELYIGGQGVALGYLNRPELTAERFLHDPFSRRPEAMMYRTGDLVRWLAPGQLECIGRNDDQVKIRGFRIELGEIENRLLSCPGVKEAVVLARRDGTRTRLVAYYSAADAELQSATLRALLQARLPEYMVPSAWVRLATLPLNNNGKIDRKALPAPTQEAMLNRVYEAPGNAVESRLAELWREVLQVERVGRHDNFFELGGHSLLAVRLVNEMQQAGLPMTLAELFQHPSIEAAAALLAERDGVIEEELGLIVVRAGDHGTPLFLVHEFSGRDVYFPALGRHIDGSFPIYGLPGIEFGQTQLRTLECLATRMVGIIRRRQPHGPYRLAGWSFGGVLAYEVAQQLLGLDERVEFIGLIDSYVPRLADPHKARWNDAHVHKRQLLLHCTAHWLGLGDDGQRGLTALTALQAELESLTFAELLERCQQQQLLHPELSVASAADAWHYLDREVAHGHALAHYRISPLPVPLHVFRAQQRSAAMAPLSPTLGWAEDLPDAELHCIDVPGDHQSMMKAPHIQALGQAIGQALEAAQAPALPVYQPLVTIQTGDSARAPIFCVPGAGDSVTGFIHLSEALGSEWPIHGLQPRGLDGGAVPHSQVEVAARFYLRAIERLYPHGPLHLIGHSFGGWVAHAMAAQLQAEGREVASLTLIDSESPGGNGVIGKPYTATAALQRLIEALQLSSGTSLDIDAEVFSEADDSTQLRLLHEGMVRAGVLSARTTPQSLLGSTRTFASALRTVYQPRQRYSGPVRLALVDDPTLDAAGNQREQAAMIEGWRREVTDLTVWYGPGNHFTLLKAPNVLNFAAWWHEGLKRPAKAMLS from the coding sequence GTGAACCTCAATCCCTTGTTGGCGACACTCAAAGCCCGCGACATCCAGTTGACGGTCACGGACGACCAGTTGCGCGTCAATGGCAACAAGCAGGCGCTGGGCGATCCGGCATTGCTGGCTTCGTTGCGCGAACACAAGGCGGCGCTGATCGAGCTGATCAAGGCCGGCGAATATTCAGCGGCCAGGGTCGGCCAGGTCGAGGTGCCGGCCAATGGTATTGCGGCCGGCTGCACCCACATCACCCCGGCAATGCTGACCCTCGCGCAACTGAGCCAGGAGAGCCTCGATCAGCTTCTCCAAGGCATTCCCGGCGGCGCTGCCAACGTGCAGGACATCTATCCGCTGACGCCGTTGCAGGAAGGCATTCTCTATCACCACGTCAGCGCGCAACACGGCGACCCCTACGTCATGCAGGCGCATTTCGCGTTCAGCGGAGCGCAGCGTTTGCAGGCATTCGTCGATGCCTTGCAGACGGTCATCGACCGCCACGACATCCTGCGCACCGCAGTGTTCTGGGAAGGTCTCGATACGCCGTTGCAAGTGGTCATGCGTGAGGCGCGCCTGCCGCTGGAAGAAGTGCGGCTGGAGGCCGATGGCGGCGATGCGTTGGCACAATTGCACGCCCGTTTCGACGCCCGCGAGTTTCGCCTCGACGTCACCCGCGCGCCGCTGTTGCGGCTGGCGCATGCCTGGGATGAACGCGAGCAACGCATCGTCGCCATGCTGCTGTTTCATCACATGGCGATGGACCACTCGGCACTGGCGGTGGTCAGCGAGGAACTGCAGGCTTGCCTGAGCGGGCACGCCGCGCGGTTGGGCGCGCCGGTGCCGTTTCGCAATTACGTGGCGCAGGCGCGTCTGGGCATCAGCGAGGCGCAACACGAAGCGTTTTTCCGCGACATGCTGGCTGACATCGACCAGCCGACGCTGCCCTACGGCTTGCAGAGTGTGCACGGCGACGGCAGTGACATCGTCGAATTCAGTCAGGCGCTCGAGCCGCCACTGGAGCGTCGCTTGCGCGCGCAGGCACGCCGCCAGGGCGTCAGCGTCGCCAGCCTGTTCCACCTAGGTTGGGGCCAGGTGCTGAGCGCCCTCACCGGGCAAGCGAGCGTGGTGTTCGGCACGGTGCTGATGGGGCGCATGCACAACGCAGAAGGCACCGAACGAGCGCTGGGCATCTTCATCAACACCTTGCCGCTGCGGGTCGACATCACGGCGCTGGCGGTCAGTGAGGCGATCAAGGCTACCCACGCGCGGCTGACCACGCTGATGCGTCACGAACATGCGCCGCTGGCATTGGCGCAGCGTTGCAGTGGCGTGGTCGCGTCGTCGCCGTTGTTCAGCACGCTGCTCAACTATCGGCACAGCGCTTCCAGCGCCAATGCCAGCGCCGAAGCACTTGCCGCGTGGGAAGGCATCAGCGTGCTGCGTTCGGAAGAACGCACCAATTATCCGCTGACCCTGAGCATCGATGACTTCGGCGACCGCTTCAGCCTGACCTTGCTGGCCACTCGCGCCGTTGAGGGGGAACGTCTCTGCGCCTATCTGCTGCACGCGGTGGAACAAGTGCTGTCGGCGCTGGAACACGCGCCGGAGACGCCGCTGAATCGGTTGTCGGTACTGCCCGCCGCCGAACGCGAGCAACTGTTGCACGGGTTCAATGCCAGTCAGGTCGATTACCCGGCGGCGCTGCCGATCCAGCAGCGTTTCGAAGCGCAAGTGCTGGCGCGGCCGGATGCGCTGGCGGCGGTGCATCTGGGCGAGTCGCTGACGTTTGCCGAGTTGAACCACCGGGCCAATGCGCTGGCGCACCAGTTGATCGACTTGGGCGTGCAGCCTGATGACCGCGTTGCCATCGTCGCGCGCCGCGGGCTGCACGCGCTGGTGGGTTTGCTGGCGATCCTCAAGGCCGGCGCCGGTTATGTGCCGGTCGATCCGGCGCACCCGGCCGAACGCCTGCTGCATCTGCTGCGCGACAGTGCCCCGGTCGCGGTGTTGACCAGCGCCGATCTGCGCGACCGCTTGCCGCTGCTGGCGGTGCCGGTGCTCAATCTCGACCCGCGTACCTGGCCGCTGGGCATCACCCGCAACCCGCAGCTGCCGAATCTGCAGGCCAGCTATCTGGCCTACGTGATCTACACCTCCGGCTCGACCGGTTTGCCCAAGGGCGTGATGGTTGAACACCACACCCTGTCCAACCTCGTCGATTGGCACTGTGCGGCCTTTGACCTGTGTGCCGGCCGCCACACTTCGAGCCTTGCCGGATTCGGTTTCGATGCCATGGCCTGGGAGGTCTGGCCGGCGCTGTGCGCGGGGGCGACCTTGCACATTGCGCCGGCCCATGACGGCAGCGAAGACATCGACGCCTTGCTCGACTGGTGGCGCGCGCAGCCGCTGGACGTGAGTTTCCTGCCCACGCCGGTGGCCGAATACGCCTTCAGCCAACACCTGGAACACCCGACCTTGCGCACGCTGCTGATCGGCGGCGACCGCTTGCGCCAGTTCTCGCGCAACCAGCGTTTCGACGTGATCAACAATTACGGCCCGACCGAGACCACGGTGGTCGCCACTTCCGGGCGCATCGACAGCGCTGATGCGTTGCACATCGGCAAACCGGTGAGCAATGCCACGGTGTATCTGCTCGACGAGCAACAGCGCCCGGTGCCGATCGGCGCGGTCGGCGAGTTGTATATCGGCGGCAGCGGCGTCGCCCGGGGTTATCTGAACCAGCCGCAGCTGACCGCCGAACGCTTTCTGCGCGATCCATTCAGCAGTGCGCCGCAGGCACGCATGTACCGCTCCGGCGACCTTGCGCGCTGGCGCTGCGACGGCACCCTGGAGTACCTCGGGCGCAACGACGATCAGGTGAAAATTCGCGGCGTGCGCATCGAACCGGGAGAGATCGAAAACCGCCTCAATCAGCTGCCCGGTATTCAGCAAGCGGTGGTCGTGGCCCGTGAGGATCAGCCGGGGCAGCCGCGGCTGGTGGCGTATTTCACCGAGCAGGCTCAGGTGCAGGCGCTGGCCGTGGCTGAACTGCGCGCGCTGCTGCTCAGCCAACTGCCGGAATACATGGTGCCGTCCGCCCTGGTCAAACTCGACGAACTGCCGCTGACCGCCAACGGCAAACTCGACCGCAGGGCCCTGCCGAAACCCGAACGCTCGGCGCTGTTCGCCCGCGAATACGCCGCGCCCCAGGGCGAAGTGGAGACCGCACTGGCGGACATCTGGGCCGAGGTGTTGCAGGTCGAGCGGGTAGGGCGCGAGGACCATTTCTTCGAACTGGGCGGGCATTCGCTGCTGGCCATGCGCATGGTCGCGCAGGTCAGGCAGCGACTGGGCGTCGAGCTGGTGCTCAGCGACCTGTTTGCCAACGCCGAGCTGGCGGCGGTGGCGCAGGTGTTGACCGAGGCCGGGCGCTGCACGCAACCGCCGATCCTGCCGGTACCACGTGAAACGGCGCTGCCGCTGTCGTTTTCGCAGCAGCGCTTCTGGTTTCTGACGCAGATGGAGGGCGCCAACACCGCCTACAACATCCCGATCGCCCTGCGCTTGCGCGGTGCCCTCGACGCCGCTGCCCTGCAACGCGCGCTGGCGCGTATCGTCGCGCGCCACGAGACATTGCGCAGCCGTTTCGCTCCGCTGGATGGCGACGCTCAGGTGCTGATCGCGCCGGTCGACAGCGGCCTGCTGTTGCGCGTCGAGGATCTGCGCCAGCACTCGCAGGCGGACGAGGCGTTGCAGGCGCTGATTCAGGGCGAAGCCTCGGGGCCGTTCGATCTGCTTGATGACCCGCTGATACGCGGGCGTCTGGTGCGTCTGGCCGATGATCATCACGTGCTGCTGCTGACCTTGCACCACATCATTTCCGACGGTTGGTCGATGGGTGTGCTGACCCGTGAACTGATGGCGTTGTATCAGGCGTTCAGTCAGGGCGAAGACGATACGTTGCCGGCGCTGACCCTGCAATACAGTGACTACGCGGTGTGGCAGCGGCGCTGGTTGAGCGGCGAGGTATTGCAGCGTCAGAGCGAATACTGGCAACGCACCCTGCGCGAGGTGCCGGCCTTGCTCACCCTGCCCACCGATCGGCCGCGACCGGCGCAGCAGGACTACGCCGGCAGCAGCATTGACCTGCAACTGGATGAGCGTTTGAGCGCCGGGCTCAAGGCCTTGAGCCAGCGCCACGGCGTGACGTTGTACATGACCCTGCTCAGCGCCTGGGCAGTATTGCTCGGGCGTCTGGCCGGGCAGACCGATGTGGTCGTCGGCTCGCCGGTGGCCAACCGCAATCGGGTCGAAGTCGAGGGCATGATCGGCCTGTTCGTCAACACCCTGGCGCTGCGCATCGACACCTCCGGCGAGTTGACCGGCGCAGCGCTGCTGGCGCGGGTCAAGGCGCTGACGTTGCAAGCCCAGGCGCATCAGGATCTGCCGTTCGAACAAGTGGTGGAAATCACCCGGCCGGTGCGAAGTCTGGCGCACAGTCCGTTGTTCCAGACCATGTTCAACTGGCGCAACAGCGACGGCCCGGCGCTGGCCCTGGGCGATCTGACCCTGGAAGCGGTGGCCGAGCCGAGTCACTTTGCCAAGTTCGACCTGACCTTGACCCTCGGCGACACGCCCGAGGGCATTGGCGGCTGGCTGGAATACGCCACGGCGCTGTTCGATGAAACCACGGTGCAGCGTTTCGTCGGTTACCTGCGGCAATTGCTGCAGGCCATGGTTGCCAACGATCAGGCGCTGCTCGACGAGGTGCCGCTGGTGCAGGACGAAGAACGCCAGCGCTTGCTGGTGGACTTCAATGACACCGAGCGCGAGTACCCGCAGAACGACACGGTGCAGCGTTTGTTCGAAGCGCTGGCCTTGCAACAACCCGACGCTGTCGCCGCGCTGCATGGCGAGCAAACCCTGAGCTATGCCGAGTTGAACCGCAGGGCCAATCGGCTGGCGCATCATTTGCTCGGCGAGGGCGTGAAACCCGGCGATGCGGTGGCGATCCTGTTGCCGCGCTCGCTGGATCTGCTGATCGCGCAACTGGCGATCGGCAAGTGCGCGGCAGCGTGGGTGCCGCTGGATATTCATGCACCGAGCGAGCGTCTGGCGTTCATGGTCGAGGATTGCCAGGCGGCCGCGCTGCTGAGCCACAGCACAACCACGCTGACGTTTGCCGCACGGCGCATCGATCTCGATCGGCTGGCGCTCGGCGCTCAGCCCAGCCACAACCCGGATCTGCCGCAGTCGGCAGAGTCGCTGGCGTACATCATGTACACCTCCGGCTCCACCGGCATGCCCAAAGGCGTGATGGTCCCGCACCGGGCGATCACGCGGCTGGTGATCAACAACGGCTACGCCGATTTCAATCGGCAGGACTGCGTGGCATTCGCCTCCAACCCGGCATTCGACGCGAGCACCATGGACGTCTGGGGCGCACTGCTCAACGGCGCGCGGGTGGCGATCATCGAGCATGCCACCTTGCTCGATCCGCAGGCGTTCGGCGCCGAACTCAAGCGCAGCGGCGCGAGCATCCTGTTCGTCACCACCGCGCTGTTCAACCAGTATGTGCAGCTGATTCCCGACGCCCTCAAGAGTTTGCGCATTCTGCTCTGCGGCGGCGAGCGCGGCGATCCGGCGGCGTTTCGCAAGTTGCGCGCCGAGGCGCCGCAGCTGCGTCTGGTGCATTGCTACGGGCCAACGGAAACCACCACTTACGCCACCACGTTTGCCGTGCAGAGCGTCGCCGAGGATGCCGACAGCGTGTCGATCGGCGGGCCGATTTCCAACACTCAGGTGTATGTGCTTGATGGCTGTCAGCAACCGGTACCGTTCGGCGTTACCGGTGAGTTGTACATCGGCGGGCAGGGCGTTGCCCTGGGTTACCTCAATCGTCCCGAGCTGACGGCGGAGAGATTCCTCCACGACCCGTTCAGCCGCCGGCCCGAAGCGATGATGTACCGCACCGGTGATCTGGTGCGCTGGCTCGCGCCGGGGCAACTTGAGTGCATCGGTCGCAATGACGATCAGGTGAAGATTCGCGGTTTCCGCATCGAGCTGGGCGAGATCGAAAACCGCCTGCTCAGTTGCCCCGGCGTTAAAGAGGCGGTGGTACTGGCGCGGCGAGACGGCACGCGAACACGCTTGGTCGCCTATTACAGCGCCGCCGATGCCGAGCTGCAAAGCGCCACGCTGCGCGCGTTGTTGCAGGCCCGGCTGCCGGAATACATGGTGCCGTCGGCGTGGGTGCGACTGGCGACGTTGCCGCTGAACAACAACGGCAAAATTGATCGCAAGGCCCTGCCGGCACCGACGCAAGAGGCAATGCTCAACCGCGTGTACGAGGCGCCGGGCAATGCCGTGGAAAGCCGTCTCGCCGAGTTGTGGCGCGAGGTTCTCCAGGTAGAACGGGTGGGTCGCCACGACAACTTCTTCGAACTGGGCGGGCATTCGCTGCTGGCAGTGAGGCTGGTCAACGAGATGCAGCAGGCCGGTCTGCCGATGACCCTGGCCGAGCTGTTCCAGCACCCGAGCATCGAGGCGGCGGCTGCGCTGCTCGCTGAACGTGACGGCGTCATCGAGGAGGAATTGGGGCTGATCGTGGTACGCGCTGGCGATCACGGCACGCCGTTGTTTCTGGTGCATGAATTCAGCGGTCGCGATGTGTATTTCCCGGCGCTGGGACGGCACATCGATGGGAGTTTTCCGATTTACGGTTTGCCCGGCATCGAGTTCGGCCAGACGCAACTGCGCACCCTCGAATGCCTGGCCACACGCATGGTCGGGATCATTCGTCGCAGACAGCCCCACGGGCCTTATCGATTGGCAGGCTGGTCGTTTGGCGGGGTGCTGGCTTATGAAGTCGCCCAGCAATTGCTGGGGCTGGACGAAAGGGTCGAGTTCATCGGCCTGATCGACAGCTATGTGCCGCGCCTGGCCGATCCGCACAAGGCTCGCTGGAACGATGCCCACGTGCACAAGCGCCAATTGCTTCTGCATTGCACCGCGCACTGGCTTGGCCTTGGCGACGATGGCCAGCGCGGGTTGACGGCGCTGACAGCGTTGCAAGCCGAACTGGAAAGCCTGACCTTCGCCGAACTGCTCGAGCGCTGCCAACAGCAGCAATTGCTCCATCCCGAGTTGTCGGTTGCCTCGGCAGCGGATGCCTGGCATTACCTTGATCGCGAAGTGGCGCACGGACATGCGCTGGCGCATTACCGCATCAGTCCGCTGCCGGTGCCGCTGCATGTGTTCCGCGCGCAGCAACGTTCGGCGGCAATGGCGCCGCTCAGCCCGACCCTCGGCTGGGCCGAAGATCTGCCAGATGCCGAGTTGCACTGCATCGATGTGCCCGGCGATCACCAGAGCATGATGAAAGCGCCGCATATTCAAGCGCTGGGTCAGGCCATCGGTCAGGCACTGGAGGCGGCCCAGGCGCCGGCATTGCCGGTCTATCAACCGTTGGTGACCATCCAGACTGGCGACAGTGCCCGGGCGCCGATCTTCTGCGTGCCGGGTGCCGGCGACAGTGTCACCGGTTTCATTCATCTGAGCGAAGCCCTCGGTTCCGAATGGCCGATCCATGGTCTGCAACCGCGCGGGCTGGACGGCGGCGCGGTGCCGCACAGTCAGGTCGAGGTGGCGGCGCGGTTTTACCTGCGCGCTATTGAGCGACTCTATCCGCACGGGCCGTTGCACTTGATCGGGCATTCCTTCGGCGGCTGGGTGGCGCATGCCATGGCCGCGCAATTGCAGGCCGAGGGGCGCGAAGTGGCGTCATTGACGCTGATCGACAGCGAATCCCCCGGCGGCAACGGGGTGATCGGCAAACCCTACACCGCGACCGCTGCATTGCAGCGGCTGATCGAGGCGTTGCAACTGTCGTCAGGCACCTCCCTGGACATCGATGCCGAGGTTTTCTCCGAGGCCGATGACTCCACGCAATTGCGTTTGTTGCACGAAGGCATGGTGCGTGCGGGGGTGCTGTCGGCGCGGACAACGCCGCAGTCCTTGCTTGGCTCGACGCGCACCTTCGCCAGCGCCCTGCGCACGGTTTATCAACCGCGTCAGCGTTACAGCGGCCCGGTGCGCCTGGCGCTGGTTGACGATCCGACACTGGATGCGGCGGGCAATCAGCGCGAGCAGGCGGCGATGATCGAAGGCTGGCGTCGCGAGGTGACGGATCTGACGGTGTGGTACGGCCCGGGCAACCATTTCACGTTGCTCAAGGCACCCAACGTATTGAATTTCGCCGCGTGGTGGCACGAGGGTCTGAAACGGCCGGCCAAGGCAATGCTCTCCTGA